gaaaataaatttctattgttttttttttttaaagcttttatctatttatttgacagagagagacacagcaagagagggaacacaagcagggggtgtgggagagggagaagcaggctccccgcagagcagggagccagatacggggctcaatcccaggaccctgggaccacgacctgaactgaaggcagacgcttaacgactgagccacccaggcgctcctctggttttttttttttttttaagattttatttatttagttgagagagagagtgtgtgtgagagagcacgaggacggcatgaggggcagaggtagaagcagactccccactgagcagggagcctgatgcaggacttggtcccaggactctgggttcatgacctgagctgaaggcagatgcttaaccgactgagccacccgggtgccccaaatttctattgtttaagccaaaaagaaaaatctattcaaTTGTATAACCTATTGGATTCAGAGAGCTCAGTTCACCACTTATTTCCAGCATTTATTATAGTGCTTAAtagtagatatttaatatttgcttaatgagTGAAtcatattcattatattttactctataatatttttaagatgtaaaaatttaaaggaaacaaTCTGATAGTAAATACTAATATATGTATGTCATCTCTGTAAGCAGAGAATTTGTATACCATGCCAATGGCtttatttaatatacttttttgaTGCTACCACCTGGTCTAGATTCTATTCACATGACATCAGAATTACTGCCACAGTGAGTCTTCCTCCCTGGAGTCACTCCTTTAGAATACAGTCTGGATGCTTTTTTCATAGTacagccttttaaaatattatttcatcaaCACATTTGTAATGATCAAAATCCTTAAATTGCTCTCTGGTTTCTCCTATATTAGGTGTAaacttctctctcttatttttggaCTTACtgtgcatttaattaaaaataatttctttgtctttataattCCCTAGTGCCCAAAGCGTATCTCGCATTTCAACCAGGATCGTCTGCTCACTATTTTGGGAACACACACACGCAAGGCTGTTCCTTTGATTTGGCCTTTCCCCTTTGCACTTTCACTTTGCcacattctttttgttcttcaaagTCTGGCtcagatttcatctttttgaagACAATTTGACTGATTCTGATATTAAACCATATTTTGTTTCATGTTATTCTTTCTTCCTGACCTAACTGTAACCTTCCTAAAGAGAGAATCCATATGTACTCCAGAATGATATTTTTCAATCTGCTGGTCCTGGGTCTCGATCAACATCTGTTGATGATTTATAATAGAATAACTGAATGGAgtagagaagaaagcaaagacaACATCAGAATGTTTCGCTATATaaacctaagattttttttcatgaaacttcTCTTTTTGTTGAATTGTGTGCATGAATGCTGGTTCACaatacaaatgcatttttaaactgTGGATCTTAGTTGAAAAAGTTTGAGAGCTACTGTTCTATAGAACCAAACACAGCATTGATCACATTATAAAAATTCAGTAGGCACCTGCCATTTGATTGGTTGAAATGACTCTGAATTAATATATACAACCAATGGTAGGAAAGTAGGTCTGGTGTTGCAAAAAATAATCATATTGGTGCTAAAGCAGTATactaaaatatgatttatttaatcacTTAACAATTGCAAAGGAGGATTTAGTTTACAAATATATTATGACTTACTCGGTATTACTTAAACTTTCCATtattctggtttttaaatttaatctccTCTCTAATGGAAAATCAACTCCCGGTTGTGTATTTGACAAGAACAGGAAGACTAATGggcttgtgttatttttttttaagcaccgAGTAAGAAACAGATTTAAAAGTTGACCTAATATGTTTTAGTTTAATGAGTTTTAGACTTTAGAGCTTTATTTCACCTCACCGTAAACACCTGAATTCTAAATCTAATACTTCTCTCCATGGGATTTTCTATAatctaggaagaaaaataaaggttttgaGCTTTTAGAATTGGTATAGAAAGTGCCTAATTTCAGAACTAAGTCACCATTGCAGGCTGCATTACATGGAATCAGTTTATAATGAAATCTATATCAAGGCCATGTTCCACTGGTTTATACTTCAGCAGCGACCTTTGAGGGAAGCAGAAAAGATGACAAGAGGATAAAGGCAGGTCTTTTATTAACTAATATTTGATGATAAATGGCAAACTATGGAGCAGTAGCAGTCAATGGCAAGCTTCTCTGAAACACCACATGTGAATGAATTATAACGATGGCAAACTCCTGTCACGTTTTCCTATCCAATGTCTTCTTCAGCAGTTTTTAAGTGATAGTATTTACTGATCCTCTTTCTGCCTAATGTCAaagttttgtttctctcttttttttttttaaagagaggaaaaagagggcttttgtttggttggttttcttctcttttgctttacAAAGTGAAAAAGGAAGTCAAGGCGACACAGAGCAAACAAAAATTGCAAATACAGCAGACATGTATTTTTTTGAGAGGCAATAATAACGTGTAAAATAAGGATGGTATTAAAGCCTAGTAAATCAGGGCAGAGAGGACATAAGAGGAAGCAGGGGTGGTGACGGCATCCCCGGCCGGCAAGAGGGCTTTAGATAACCAGGCATGACCACACACggagaagaaaaaacatacaCGAATCACAGATCATATTTCACTTGGGAATCTGAGAGTCATAAAGCCTTTGCATTTTAAATCTGGAAGGGACTTAGTTCAACActctcatttcacagaagaggaaattgaatCATGTTCTGCTAAGCTATACAGTATGTATTCCATGTCTGTAAAAATTACAAGCAGCTTTTCATatttgtctccctcccccacatcccTTTCCACTGTTTCCCTGCAAACTCTCTTTATCCTTTTTCCCCTCTTATTTTctactattatttctttttattttatttatttataccctaAGTATCTTCAAATTTTCAAGTGGAAGGCTGGGCATGGGAAATATGTGATCCTCGCCTCTAGAAAGTTCATGATCTGACGGGTGAGAGAGATGATACAAAAGACAATAACACTACAGGAATGTAAGTTAAATAAAGGGGGATTAGTGTGTGAGtctataattttctattaaaatgacAACTCGGCCATTCTCTAGATACATGGAGAATATGATGATTAAGCTGAATTTTAAAGTATTGATAAGAGTTAGATTTTTCTAAAGAATATAAGGTGAAATAGTGTTTTGTTTATATTAGCATGTGTATAAGCcgagatggaggaagaggagagactgTTATGTAGGTAGTGGTTTACCTATAATACTCTGGGTAAAGTCTATCTCATTAAAGAGATTTGTTTTTCTACCTATATTTACTCCCTAAGTGATCCCATTCTGCCTCAtgattttaaataccatctacTATTTTTTCACAATGGGTTTGCTTCTACAACACAGGTATCGTGCAATCCACCGCTAAACCTAAACcaaaagggggaaaggaaaagCCTCATATCAACATTGTCACCATTGGACACATAGATTTGGGCAAGTCTACCACTACTGGTCATCTGATCTACCGTGTGGTGGGATCGACAAGAAAACTATcgaaaaatttgagaaggagaTTGCTAGACGGGAAGGGGCTCCTTCAAGTGTAGCTGGGTCTTGGATTAACTGACAGTTGAACGTGAACAGGGTATCACCGTTGATATCTCTCTGCGGAAATTTGAGACTGAGTGTCATGGGCCCATTATTGatgccccaggacacagagacttTACCAAAAACATGATTACAGGCACATCTCAGGCTGACCGTGCTGTCTTGATTGTTGCTGCTGGTGTTGGTGAACTTGAAGCAGGTAGCTCCAAGAACAGGCAGAACTGTGAGCATGCCCTTCTGGCTTACATACTGGGTGTGAAACAACTAATTGTCGGTGTTAACAAAATGGATTCCACTGAGTCTTCCTATAGCCAGAAGAGATGCAAGGAAATCATTAAGGAAGGCAACACCTACATTAGGAAAATTGAATACAACCCTGACACAATAGCATTTGTGCCAATTTTTGGTTGGAACGGTGACAACATGCTGGAGCCAAGTGCTAACATGTCTTGGTTCAAGGGAGGGGAAGTCACCCATAAAGATGGGAATGCCAGTGGAACCACATGCTTGGAGCTCTGGATTGCATTCTGCCACCAACTCGTCCAACTGACAAGCCCTTGCGTATGTCTCTCCAGGACATCTACAAAATTGGTGGTATTGGTACTGTCCCTATGGCCCAGGTGGAGATTGGTGTTCTTAAACCTGTCAGTGGTGGTCTCCTTTGCTTTAGTCAATGTCACAACTGAAGTAAAATctgttgaaatgcaccatgaagctTTGAGTGAGGCTTTTGCTGGGGACAATGTGGACTTCAATGTCAAGAACATATCtgttggggtgcacgtaccctttcagatccctatcttttgtatctttggggtaaatacctagtagtgcaattgctggatcatatggtagctctattttcaagtttttg
Above is a window of Neomonachus schauinslandi chromosome 3, ASM220157v2, whole genome shotgun sequence DNA encoding:
- the LOC110587641 gene encoding elongation factor 1-alpha 1-like, with the protein product MEEEERLLCIVQSTAKPKPKGGKEKPHINIVTIGHIDLGKSTTTGHLIYRVGITVDISLRKFETECHGPIIDAPGHRDFTKNMITGTSQADRAVLIVAAGVGELEAGSSKNRQNCEHALLAYILGVKQLIVGVNKMDSTESSYSQKRCKEIIKEGNTYIRKIEYNPDTIAFVPIFGWNGDNMLEPSANMSWFKGGEVTHKDGNASGTTCLELWIAFCHQLVQLTSPCVCLSRTSTKLVVLVLSLWPRWRLVFLNLSVVVSFALVNVTTEVKSVEMHHEALSEAFAGDNVDFNVKNISVGVHFSELKEKIDHRSGEKLEDGPKFLKSDDTAIVDMVC